A window of the Oncorhynchus keta strain PuntledgeMale-10-30-2019 chromosome 21, Oket_V2, whole genome shotgun sequence genome harbors these coding sequences:
- the LOC118400588 gene encoding transcription factor 15-like, producing MAFTMLRPVATYPFSSYPPDFNMMSDDEGNRSESDASSDQSYGCCASSEKTCRQISRVVGVGGVVVVKQRNTANARERDRTQSVNTAFTALRTLIPTEPVDRKLSKIETLRLASSYISHLANILVLGDGCEDGQPCLSAVYRVQGDGEGKQPRTICTFCLSNQRKGGKDGRGCLKMHATRALRMSRR from the exons ATGGCCTTTACCATGCTTCGGCCGGTGGCAACTTACCCCTTCTCCTCATATCCTCCTGACTTCAACATGATGTCGGACGACGAGGGAAACCGCAGCGAGAGCGACGCCAGCTCGGACCAGAGCTATGGATGCTGTGCCTCTTCAGAGAAGACTTGTCGGCAGATTTCCCGCGTGGTGGGAGTCGGTGGGGTTGTTGTGGTCAAACAGCGCAACACAGCCAACGCCAGGGAGCGAGACCGGACCCAAAGCGTCAACACCGCCTTCACCGCGCTCCGGACACTCATACCCACGGAGCCGGTGGACAGAAAGCTCTCCAAAATTGAAACGCTCCGGTTGGCGTCCAGCTACATCTCGCACTTGGCCAACATTCTTGTCCTTGGGGACGGGTGCGAGGATGGGCAGCCGTGCTTGAGTGCAGTGTATCGCGTGCAAGGAGATGGCGAGGGGAAGCAACCCAGAACAATCTGCACCTTTTGCTTGAGCAACCAGCGGAAAGGG GGGAAAGATGGTCGGGGTTGTCTGAAAATGCATGCAACCCGTGCACTACGAATGAGCCGAAGATAG